From one Terriglobales bacterium genomic stretch:
- the rpoN gene encoding RNA polymerase factor sigma-54, which translates to MQLQTKLNLKVTQKQILTPGLVQMVSVLALNKLELKDMINAEMVENPVLEELESPVPSIDDVSRREEKHDRATAAAEEANGAERQRDPFEEIDFGSYFRDYLDPGYRSPAAEISERPSFENFLSSPTTLTDHLMWQLRSLHLRDQVRAAAELIIGNLNEDGYLTATDEELLAAARGQRMAEPVEPPVEEEKAPAVEGAFESEAATATEERGEAEVEPAPAETEVAVAPEGTDKVVAMPAPEPEFDAEALREAHAVVRQLDPVGVGARDLRECLLAQLEYQQQLRQQLDLDTEEDLDQVLADCIAVVSDHLKALEGRQQKEIARAIGRPVEAVERAVHYLRTLDPRPGLRYNRSEPRLIEPEVAFVKQGEEYLIVMNDEDVPQLRLNPAYRRLLSQDGADREVRTYVKERYRSAVQLIKNIEQRRQTIQRVCQVILDRQREFLDHGMEHLKPMMIKEVAEEIGVHPSTVSRAVANKYVHTPQGVLELRYFFSEGVQGPEGSTTSLLVLKQRVKKLIEEEDPTRPLTDEQITRILQSQGIQVTRRTVAKYREDMRIPSTHQRRVKK; encoded by the coding sequence ATGCAGCTCCAGACCAAACTCAACCTCAAGGTCACGCAGAAGCAGATCCTGACGCCTGGCCTGGTGCAGATGGTCAGCGTCCTTGCGCTCAACAAGCTGGAGCTCAAGGACATGATCAACGCCGAGATGGTGGAGAACCCGGTGCTGGAAGAGCTGGAGTCGCCCGTCCCTTCCATCGACGACGTCTCCCGCAGGGAGGAAAAGCACGACCGCGCTACCGCCGCGGCAGAAGAGGCCAATGGAGCGGAGCGCCAGCGCGACCCATTCGAGGAGATCGACTTCGGCTCTTACTTCCGCGATTACCTCGACCCGGGCTACCGCAGCCCGGCGGCCGAGATCAGCGAACGACCGTCGTTTGAGAACTTCCTGTCGTCGCCCACCACGCTGACCGATCACCTGATGTGGCAGTTGCGGTCGCTGCATCTGCGCGACCAGGTGCGGGCCGCCGCGGAACTGATCATCGGCAACCTGAACGAGGACGGGTATCTCACCGCCACGGACGAGGAACTGTTGGCCGCGGCCCGCGGGCAGCGGATGGCCGAACCGGTCGAGCCTCCGGTGGAGGAGGAGAAAGCCCCGGCAGTCGAGGGGGCCTTCGAATCCGAGGCTGCAACGGCGACGGAGGAGCGCGGGGAAGCCGAAGTGGAGCCGGCGCCTGCCGAGACCGAAGTTGCAGTCGCACCCGAGGGCACCGATAAGGTCGTCGCCATGCCGGCTCCCGAACCGGAGTTCGATGCGGAAGCTTTGAGGGAGGCCCACGCCGTGGTCCGCCAGCTCGACCCGGTGGGCGTAGGAGCGCGAGATCTGCGCGAGTGCCTGCTGGCGCAGCTCGAGTATCAGCAGCAGTTGCGGCAGCAACTCGATCTGGACACGGAGGAAGACCTTGACCAGGTGCTGGCGGACTGCATCGCCGTGGTGAGCGACCACCTGAAAGCTCTGGAAGGGCGCCAGCAGAAGGAGATCGCGCGCGCCATCGGACGCCCGGTGGAGGCGGTGGAGCGGGCGGTGCACTACCTGCGCACGCTCGATCCGCGCCCCGGCCTGCGATACAACCGCAGCGAGCCGCGGCTCATCGAGCCGGAAGTGGCCTTCGTGAAGCAGGGCGAGGAATACCTGATCGTGATGAACGATGAGGACGTGCCCCAGCTCCGGCTGAACCCGGCGTACCGGCGGCTGCTGAGCCAGGATGGCGCCGACCGCGAGGTGCGCACCTACGTGAAGGAGCGCTACCGCTCCGCGGTGCAGCTCATCAAGAACATCGAACAGCGCCGGCAAACCATCCAGCGGGTCTGCCAGGTGATCCTGGACCGCCAGCGCGAGTTCCTGGACCACGGCATGGAACACCTGAAGCCAATGATGATTAAGGAGGTGGCCGAAGAGATCGGAGTGCATCCTTCCACGGTCAGCCGGGCGGTGGCCAACAAGTACGTGCACACGCCGCAGGGCGTGCTGGAACTGCGCTACTTCTTCAGCGAAGGAGTGCAGGGCCCGGAAGGCAGCACGACCTCGCTGCTGGTGCTGAAGCAGCGGGTGAAGAAGCTGATCGAGGAGGAAGACCCCACCCGGCCGTTGACCGACGAGCAGATCACCCGCATCCTCCAGTCGCAGGGCATCCAGGTCACTCGCCGTACGGT